The following coding sequences are from one Phenylobacterium glaciei window:
- the ilvN gene encoding acetolactate synthase small subunit, whose protein sequence is MSDTQPASVYDLTPSEEAESLATFAILVDNEPGVLHRLVGLFAARGYNIESLTVAETDRRAHTSRVTIVTRGTPHVLMQIEAQLEKMVATRHVQDITRDPNGLERELALVKVKGSGGDRVEALRIADIFRAKVLDTTIDSFIFELTGASSKIDKFVDLMRPLGLVELSRTGVLSITRGAEVF, encoded by the coding sequence ATGTCCGACACCCAGCCCGCCTCCGTCTATGACCTGACGCCTTCGGAAGAGGCCGAGAGCCTGGCGACCTTCGCCATCCTGGTGGACAACGAGCCAGGGGTCCTGCACCGGCTGGTGGGGCTGTTCGCGGCCCGGGGCTACAATATCGAGAGCCTGACGGTGGCCGAGACCGACCGTCGCGCCCACACCAGCCGCGTCACCATCGTCACCCGGGGCACCCCGCATGTGCTGATGCAGATCGAGGCCCAGCTGGAGAAGATGGTGGCCACGCGCCACGTGCAGGACATCACCCGCGACCCCAACGGCCTGGAGCGCGAACTGGCGCTGGTGAAGGTCAAGGGGTCGGGCGGCGACCGGGTCGAGGCCCTGCGCATCGCCGACATCTTCCGCGCCAAGGTGCTGGACACCACCATCGACAGCTTCATCTTCGAGCTGACCGGCGCCTCGTCGAAGATCGACAAGTTCGTCGACCTGATGCGGCCCCTGGGCCTGGTGGAGCTGTCGCGCACCGGCGTCCTGTCGATCACCCGCGGGGCCGAGGTCTTCTAG
- a CDS encoding DUF1993 domain-containing protein: protein MAISLYDVSVTSFLQSLNGVAGFLDRGLSHFTDNNVDPNSIVDVRLFPDMLPFWFQISSVVHHSSEAIDGVRAGTFSPGGASPPLSYADLQKLVADAQASLKALDPAEVNGFEGQDMAFVMGSMRMPFTAEGFLMSFSLPNLHFHATTAYDILRMQGVPLGKRDYLGGLRLKA, encoded by the coding sequence ATGGCGATTTCACTCTACGACGTCAGCGTCACTTCATTCCTGCAGTCGCTGAACGGCGTTGCCGGTTTCCTCGACCGGGGCCTGTCCCACTTCACCGACAACAATGTCGATCCCAACTCGATCGTCGACGTCCGCCTGTTCCCCGACATGCTGCCCTTCTGGTTCCAGATCTCGTCGGTGGTGCACCACTCCTCCGAAGCCATCGACGGCGTGCGGGCCGGGACCTTCTCGCCGGGCGGCGCCTCCCCGCCGCTCAGCTACGCCGATCTGCAGAAGCTGGTGGCCGACGCGCAGGCCTCGCTGAAGGCCCTCGACCCCGCCGAGGTCAACGGCTTCGAGGGCCAGGACATGGCCTTTGTCATGGGCTCGATGCGGATGCCCTTCACGGCGGAGGGCTTCCTGATGTCCTTCTCCCTGCCCAACCTGCATTTCCACGCCACCACCGCCTACGACATTCTGCGCATGCAGGGCGTGCCGCTGGGCAAGCGCGACTATCTGGGAGGTTTACGGCTCAAGGCGTAA
- a CDS encoding NUDIX hydrolase, protein MHADRDRIAANLAAFPRIALETGERRRAAVAIVLSARDGELTYLLTRRALTMRRGAGNYALPGGNLEPGEDAIAGAIRETSEELGVAIAPEEALGMLDDFETLGGHVVTPVVFWTDETLSLSPDPTEVDRAWFEPVARLDHPGSPMSEEHPDGGEPILRMFADDNWINPPTAAWLYQFREVGLYGRLIRVSRIGQPEWTAR, encoded by the coding sequence ATGCACGCAGACCGGGACCGCATCGCCGCCAACCTCGCGGCCTTTCCGCGCATCGCCCTGGAAACGGGCGAGCGCCGGCGGGCGGCTGTGGCCATCGTGCTGTCGGCCCGGGACGGTGAGCTCACCTACCTGCTGACCCGCCGGGCGCTCACCATGCGCCGGGGCGCCGGCAACTACGCCCTGCCGGGCGGCAACCTGGAGCCAGGCGAGGACGCTATCGCCGGCGCCATCCGTGAGACCTCCGAGGAGTTGGGTGTCGCCATCGCGCCGGAGGAGGCTCTGGGGATGTTGGACGACTTCGAGACCCTGGGCGGCCACGTGGTGACCCCGGTGGTGTTCTGGACCGACGAGACCCTGAGCCTCAGTCCCGATCCGACGGAGGTGGACCGCGCCTGGTTCGAGCCGGTGGCGCGTCTGGATCATCCGGGGTCGCCGATGAGCGAGGAGCACCCCGACGGCGGCGAGCCCATCCTGCGGATGTTCGCCGACGACAACTGGATCAACCCGCCGACCGCGGCCTGGCTGTACCAATTCCGCGAGGTTGGTCTGTACGGC